A DNA window from Brassica napus cultivar Da-Ae chromosome A4, Da-Ae, whole genome shotgun sequence contains the following coding sequences:
- the LOC106446995 gene encoding ankyrin repeat-containing protein At5g02620-like, whose product MTIMEEKQSSPVSEKQQSFNQTEPKEKQQSFGCAETNQPRKARALEKQVSFQGVNVQPSRLGRSMEKQLSFRGVENNQKRGKVMEKLPSFGKAPSMERQKSFRGGFLEKQKSFRVVMERQLSFIGERRKKTESPGKRGDSPLHIAARTGNLGKVKELIRGSSCGEELRELLSKQNLEGETPLYTAAENGHSFVVEEMLKHMCLETGSIAARNGFDPFHVAAKQGHLEVLKKLLETFPNLAMTTDLSCTTALHTAATQGHIDVVNLLLETDSNLAKIAKNNGKTALHSAARMGHVDVVKSLIGNDPSIGFRTDKKGQTALHMAVKGQNDEIVVELVKPDVAVLSVEDNKGNTPLHIATNKGRVKIVQCLVSFEGINLNPINKAGDTPLDIAEKIGNGELVSVLKEAGAATAKDLGKPQNPAKQLKQTVSDIKHEVQSQLQQSRQTGVRVQKIAKRLKKLHISGLNNAINSATVVAVLIATVAFAAIFTIPGQYEEDPSKGALLGQAHIANRAPFLVFFIFDSLALFISLAVVVVQTSVVVIEQKAKKKLVFVINKLMWCACLFISIAFVSLLYIVVGKEEMWLAVCATVIGGTIMLPTIGAMCYCVVMHRMEESKLRSIRKERSKSQSFSMSRMASDSEILNGEYNKRMYAL is encoded by the exons ATGACTATAATGGAGGAGAAACAGAGTAGCCCTGTTTCAGAGAAGCAGCAGAGCTTTAACCAGACAGAACCAAAGGAGAAGCAACAGAGTTTTGGATGTGCTGAGACTAACCAGCCGAGAAAGGCGAGAGCTTTAGAGAAACAAGTGAGTTTCCAAGGCGTGAATGTGCAGCCAAGTAGACTAGGAAGGTCAATGGAGAAGCAGCTGAGCTTTCGAGGTGTGGAGAATAATCAGAAACGTGGGAAAGTTATGGAGAAGCTTCCTAGCTTCGGTAAAGCACCATCAATGGAGAGGCAGAAGAGTTTCCGCGGCGGGTTTCTAGAGAAGCAGAAGAGCTTCCGTGTGGTGATGGAGAGGCAGCTGAGTTTCATCGgcgagaggaggaagaagactgAGTCGCCAGGGAAGAGAGGTGACTCGCCTCTTCATATAGCAGCTCGGACCGGGAACTTAGGGAAGGTTAAGGAGTTGATCAGAGGTAGTAGTTGTGGTGAAGAGTTGAGAGAGTTGTTGTCGAAGCAGAATCTTGAAGGAGAGACTCCTCTTTATACGGCTGCTGAGAATGGGCATTCGTTTGTTGTTGAGGAGATGTTGAAGCATATGTGTCTTGAAACTGGTTCGATTGCAGCTAGAAATGGATTTGATCCGTTCCATGTTGCAGCTAAACAAGGCCATCTTG AGGTGTTGAAGAAACTGTTGGAGACATTCCCAAACTTGGCAATGACAACAGATTTATCGTGTACAACTGCGTTACACACGGCTGCAACACAAGGACACATTGACGTGGTGAATCTTCTTTTGGAGACAGACTCTAACTTGGCTAAGATAGCTAAGAACAACGGTAAAACCGCGCTTCACTCCGCAGCGAGGATGGGTCATGTGGACGTTGTGAAATCTTTGATAGGTAATGATCCAAGCATTGGGTTTAGAACCGATAAAAAGGGACAAACCGCTCTTCACATGGCTGTGAAAGGTCAAAACGATGAGATTGTTGTTGAGTTGGTGAAACCTGATGTAGCGGTTTTGAGCGTTGAGGATAACAAAGGAAACACACCGTTGCACATTGCCACAAACAAGGGCCGTGTTAAG ATAGTGCAGTGTTTGGTATCTTTTGAAGGCATCAACCTCAACCCAATAAACAAAGCTGGAGACACACCACTCGACATAGCCGAAAAGATAGGAAACGGAGAGCTTGTCTCGGTTCTAAAGGAAGCAGGAGCAGCTACAGCTAAAGATCTTGGAAAGCCTCAAAATCCAGCTAAACAACTGAAGCAAACGGTCAGCGACATCAAACACGAGGTACAATCTCAGCTCCAGCAGTCCAGACAAACCGGCGTGAGAGTCCAGAAGATAGCAAAAAGACTCAAGAAGCTCCACATCAGCGGTCTCAACAACGCCATTAACTCAGCGACCGTGGTGGCCGTGCTTATCGCCACGGTGGCTTTCGCAGCCATCTTCACAATCCCAGGCCAATACGAGGAGGACCCGTCCAAAGGAGCGTTGCTAGGACAAGCTCACATAGCGAACAGAGCGCCGTTTCTTGTCTTCTTCATTTTCGACAGCTTGGCGCTGTTTATATCCTTGGCTGTCGTCGTGGTGCAGACCTCGGTGGTTGTGATCGAGCAGAAGGCGAAGAAGAAGCTTGTGTTTGTGATCAACAAGCTCATGTGGTGCGCTTGTTTGTTCATATCCATTGCATTTGTGTCTCTCTTGTACATTGTTGTGGGGAAAGAGGAGATGTGGTTGGCCGTGTGTGCTACTGTTATTGGAGGGACCATCATGTTGCCGACGATCGGTGCGATGTGTTACTGCGTGGTGATGCATAGGATGGAGGAGTCTAAGCTGAGGAGTATAAGGAAAGAGAGGAGTAAGTCTCAGTCTTTCTCTATGTCTCGTATGGCTTCTGATTCGGAGATTCTAAATGGTGAATACAACAAGAGAATGTATGCACTATGA